DNA from Arthrobacter sp. StoSoilB19:
ACATCTCGTCCCGGTGCCCGGCGGCGAAGTGCAGGAGCTCGTAGGTGAGTTCGTCATGGTTCTGCAGGGCATGCACCAGCGACGCCTGGTCCACGCCGATTTCCAGCGATAGCCGGAGGGTCAGCCGCAGGAACTCGGTGTCGGCCGTGACCAGGGAGTAGTGGTACGCAGGCCGGGTGATGAAGTCGTAGGACAGGTCGGGGCCGGCATCGGAGGTTGCCTTGATGTCGTCGATGGTCAGGTTCAGCTCCTGGAAGGAGAACCCGCCCACCTTCCGGATCATGGAGCCGATGAGCTGGTTGGCTGCCTCGGACAGTGGGTGCCCCTCGGACCAGCCGGGTTGTTCTTCGGCGCTCTTCTCCACGCCCAGGAAGCCGTTGGCGTCCAGGCGCAGCGCCCCCGTGCCCAGGTCCACCAGCGAATGCAGGGCATCGCCCACCACCAGGCGCATTCCGGCGAAGGTGGGGTCCAGCCAGTTGATGGAGGGCTGGCCGGCCTTGAAGTAGTGCAGGTAGACCCAGCGGCGGGTCTTGCCGGTGGTATCCACGATGGGCCGCGTGGCGCTCCAGTTGGTTTCCTTCACCCCGGGTTCGTAGAAGATGACCCGCTGCAGCCTGCCGATGATGTAGCCGGCCTTCTGCAGCGCCTGCTCGGAGTCGGGGCTGAGGTTGACCGAGTCCGCCCCCTCCGGGACGTCCGGGAGCAGGTTCCAGTCCTCCTCCGGAATATCGATCATGTGGTATATGCCGGGGTAGTCCCGGAAGTTCATTTCGGCCAGGCGGAAGTCCGCGCCCTTGCCGGTGTGGCCCGGGACGATGTCGTCGATGACGGTGCCGTCGTGCTCGGCGGCCACCTCGCACATCCGCCGGAACTCATCCTCGGTGCCGAAAACCGGGTCGATCGCCATGCTGATGCGGTCGAAGTGCCCGTCCACGCTGGGCGTGTGGGACCAGCCGCTGATGCCGCCGGCGAGCTTCACGGGCCCGGTGTGGATTCCGCGGATACCGATTTCCCTAAAGGCCTTCCACATGGCCGGATCGCCCAGGGCCGAAAGGAATGACTGGCCGGACGGGGTGATGAAGGACAGCGGGTAGGCGGTGAACCACACGGAGGCGCGTTCGACGGCGGCCCGCGGGTTGGGATGGGCGTACGAGTTCTGCCACATGCTGGCCTGGCCGGACAGCTGCCGGGCCAGCGTGTTCGCGTCCCCGAGCATCGCCTGGTTGCGGAGCCAGTCCACGTACGCCGCGTTCCGCCCGTCGAATTCAAAGGACGGCCTGCTGCCGACGAACTGGCGCCGGCGCGCGATGGGCCGCAGGGCCTTGGGCCTGGCCGCGAAGAACTGCTCGTCGAAATTGACGTCCAGTTCCGTTGACGGCTCCGCAGCGCCCGCTTCCACTTCCCCGATGGGGGCGGCTGCATCCGCTTCCGAAGTGTTCCCGCTGGTGCCCGGCTCAGGCATAAGCTCCTCTTTCCATTGCTCGTTTCCGTGCTGGCATGGATGCTCCAAAACCCTTGCCCAAGGAAACGTACCCAGGGCAACAGGGAGTATTCGGCGTTCCCTCTCCCGATGCTACTGCTCAGCGGAGCCGGTGGAGGGGACAAACGTGCCTGGGCTAGTGGATGCTTTGTCCGATGTCCCGGCCAATCTGCTGGAGGAGGGCGGTGGACAACCCTGGGTCTTTGGCGGAGTCCCGGCTGGTGTAGTCGGCCAGGGCGTACACCCGTGCCAGGGACAGGTCCGCCCAGCGTTCGCGGGGAAGCAGGGAACGGCCGGCGACGGCGATGATGGGCCGGGTGCCGGACCGGCGGGCCACGGCAGCCGGGAGCTTCCCGGCGAGGGTCTGCAAGTCGATGCTGCCTTCGCCCGTGATGACCAGGTCGCAGTTGTCCCTGCGGCCATCGAAGTCCAGCAGGTCCAGGAAGAAGTCCGCTCCCGATACCTGCCGCGCGCCCAGCAGCAGGCAGGCGAAGCCCAATCCGCCGGCGCTGCCCGCTCCCTCGTGTCCGGCCAGTTCGCGGGCGGAAGCAAATCCCGCGCCTTCCATCCTTGCCACGAAGTGCACCAGCCCGGCGTCCAGGCTGGCCACATCGGCCGGCACCGCCCCCTTTTGGGGCCCGAAGACGGCAGCAGCGCCGGCAGGACCGCATAGCGGATTGGAGACATCGCTGGCAACGATCAGTTCAGCCGCCACCAGGCCTGGAAGGGGGGAGCCCTGGACGGAGCGGATCCGGAAGAGGCTGCGCCCTGTCCCTTCAAGGCGGTGGCCATCGGTGTCGGTGAAGGTGTAGCCCAGGGCGGACAGCATCCCCGTGCCCCCGTCTGTGCTGGCACTGCCGCCCAGCGCCAGCACGATTCGTGCCGGGGCAAGGCTGAGGGCGAAGCGGATGGCTTCGCCGAATCCGCGGCTGGAGGAGTTGAGCGGGTCAAGGGTGCCGTGGGGCAGGAGCGAGATCCCGCAGGTGTTGGCCACTTCCACGACGGCGGTGACTCCGTCGAAGGCGATGGATGCCTGCACCTGCTGCCCCGTCGGCCCGGTGACCTGGCAGGTGTGCCGCGCGAACCCTGCCGAGACGGCGGCGTCCACGCTGCCGTCTCCACCGTCGGCCAGGGGGAGCAGGTCGCACTGGATGGTTCGGTGGGCCCCGGCGACGGACCGGAGTCCGGCCGCCAGGGCGTGTGCCACCTCATGGGCGGTCAGGCTGCCCTTGAATTTGTCGGGCGCGATGAGGGCGCGGAGGGAGGGGGTGGAAGTGGACATGTCAGACGGTCTCGGAGTAGGCGGGGCGGCGGTCGGCAGGGAGGGGATGCCCGACGCCGGCCGAATCCTTCCCTGGGGCAGGCACCTGGTGGAGGTCGTCGTCGTTGGGGCCGGCCCCGGCATGCAGTTCCTGAGCCTGAGCCTGAGCCTGAGTCTGCGCGGGCACAGGTTCCACGGTTTCGCCCGCAAAGACGCGGCGGACACGGTCGGCGTCGAGCGTGCGGTCCCACCAGGCGATGAACAGGGTGGCCACCGCGTTGCCGGTGAAGTTGACCAGGGCACGGCACTCCGACATGAACTTGTCGATGCCGAAGATGAGCATGATGCCGGCCGCCGGGATGGTACCGATGGTGGCCAGTGTGGCGGTCAGGGCAATGAAGCCGCCGCCCGCCACGCCGGCTGCGCCCTTGGAGGTCAGCAGCATGACGGCGAGCAGGCCCAGCTGCTGTCCGATGGTCAGGCTGGTGTTGGTGGCCTGGGCGATATAGAGGGCCGCGAGGGACAGGTAGATGGCGGCGCCGTCCAGGTTGAAGCTGTAGCCCGTGGGGACTACGAGGCCCACCGTTTCCTTCTTGACGCCGGCGTGCTCGAGCTTGCGCATCAGCCCCGGCAGGGCAGGCTCGGCAGTGGAGGTGCCCAGGATGAGCAGGTATTCCTCCTTGAGGTGCCGGATCATGCTGAAGATGTTCAGTTTCAGGAAGGCCATGACCGAGCCGAGGACCACCACCACGAAGAGGATGGAAGTGGCGTAGAAGAGCGCGATCAGGCCGCCCATGCTGGTCAGGGATGAGACGCCGTACTTACCCACCGCGAAGGCCATGGCACCGAATGCGCCAAGTGGCGCCGCTTTCATGATGAAGCTGAGGATCTTGAACATCACAGCGGTGAGGCGCTGGACGCCGTCAAGGACCGGGGCGCCCACCTTGCCCATGGCGTTCAGGGCGATCCCGAAGACAACCGCAATGAAGATGATCTGCAGAATGTCGCCCACGACGAAGGGCTGGACGACGCTGGTGGGGATGATGTTGGTAATGAACTGCCACCATTCCTGGTGCGCGCCGGCGTCGATCAGCTTGGCGGCCGAGTCGGAAGTCTTGATGGCGCCGGGGTCGGCGTTCACGCCTTCGCCGAGCCGGAAGATATTGATGGCCACCAGTCCGAATGCCAGGGCGCAGATGGTGCCGACCTGGAAATACGTGAGCGCCTTCAGCCCGGTCATGCCCACCTTCTTCAGGTCGGCGACGCTGGCGATGCCGCCCACGATCGTGAGGAAGACGATGGGTCCGATCAGCATCTTCATTGCGTTGACGAACGTGATGCCGATCGGTTCCATGGCAATACCGGTTGCCGGGGCAAGCCAGCCCACCAGGATGCCGATGACGATCGCTGTCAGTACCCAAAAGTACAGTTGCCGGTACCACCGGGTTTTCGGGGCCGCTGTTGCAGCTGCGGCGGTGCTGTTGTGGTCCATGATTCCTACCTCATTGTTGGAATGTCGCTGGAGGATGTTCTGGGGAAGAGATTGCTGCGGGGCGGGCGGCAGCGCTGCTTCACCGCCCGCCCCGGGCGTGGCACCGGCGACCGAATGGCGGCGCCGGAGGTTACTGCTTGCCTAGACAGCTGCCGGAGTGAGCGTCAGGGCCTTGATGATGGCTTCGGTGACGTCCTCGGTGTTTGCAGTGCCGCCCACGTCGCGCGTCAGGTGGCCCGCGCCGGTGGCCGCTTCGATGGCGGCTTCAACGCGGCGTGCTTCCCCGTGCAGGCCGAAGTGGTCCAGCATCAGGGCGGCGCTGGCGATGGCGCCGATCGGGTTGCTGATGCCCTGGCCGGCGATGTCCGGAGCGGAGCCGTGGACGGGTTCGAACATGGACGGGAAGCGGCGCTCCGGGTTCAGGTTGGCGCTGGCTGCCAGGCCCAGGCTGCCCGCCAGTGCGGAGCCGAGGTCGGAGAGGATGTCGGCGTTCAGGTTGGAGGCCACCACCACGGACAGGTCCTCGGGCTTGAGGATGAACTTGGCGCTCATGGCGTCCACCAGGACGCTTTCGGTCTGGACGTCCGGGTAGTCAAGGGCCACGCGGTTGAAGACCTCGTCCCACAGGACCATGCCGTACTGCTGGGCGTTGGACTTGGTGACGGAGGAAACCTTCTTCACGGTGCGGGTCCGGGCCAGGTCGAACGCGAAGCGCACGATGCGCTCGCAGCCCTTTTCGGTGAACAGTGCGGTTTGCAGCGCCACCTCGTTGCCGGGGCCGCGGCCGCTGAGGTTACGGCCGCCCAGGCCGGCATATTCACCCTCGCTGTTTTCGCGTACCACAACCCAGTCGAGTTCGGTGTTGTCTGCCTTGCGCAGCGGGGACTGCACGCCGGGGAGGAACTTAACGGGGCGGATGTTGGCCCACTGGTCGAAGTTCTGGGTGATGTTCAGGCGCAGCCCCCAGAGGCTGATGTGGTCCGGGACGTTTTCCCAGCCGACGGCGCCGAAGTAGATGGCGTCAAAGTCCTTCAGGGCTTCCAGGCCCTTGGGGTCCATCATCTGTCCGGTCCTGGCGTAGTACTCCGAGCCCCAGGGAAACTCGGTCCAATCGAAAGCGAACCTGCCGTTGGAGTTTTCGGCCAGCGCATCCAGGACGCGGCGGCCAGCGGCGACCACTTCCTTGCCTACGCCGTCCGCGGGGATCGAAGCGATGTTGAATGTCTGGTTGGCGCCCATGTGGCTACCTCCTCGTTGAGTGTGGGCAGTGTGTCCTGTTGCCGGGATCACGCTGCTTTTCTTCCTCCTCAAGTAGACGCGGCCCGCTCCATCAGCGTCCAAGACCAAGATTCGATCCAGCTGATAGGAACCGCCTATCGATCCAGTGATCAATGCTCCGATAACGCCCTTTTGAGCCCTAAACTGCGCTGCCGGAGCCGCCGATGGGTTGTGCCGCGGCTACTCCGCGTGCTGCCTGGCGACTTCCAGAAAGGCGGACGCCGCAGGGGTGAGGTCGTCCTTGCGGCTCAGGATGGCTACTTCCAGGTGCGAGACCGGTTCGATCAGGAGCGTCCGCAGGCCGGCCTTGTGCGCGGTGGGTGCCCACGAGGAAGGCATCACCGCATGCCCCACGCCGGCGAGAACGAGGGGGAGGATGGATGTGCGGTGGGCCACCTCCACCACAATCTCGGCTTCGATGCCCTGGGCCAGCGCATCGTCCACGAGCCAGCGCATCAGGGAACCGCGCTGGCTGGCGATGATGCGCTGGCCGCCAAGGTCCTCCCGCACAATCGAGTCACCGGAACCAAAAGTGTCCGCCTGCGGGTTAACGATGAGGATCAGGGGCTGCCGCTCCAGCGCCAATACTTCGACGCCGGGAACGCGGATGGCGGTGGGGGAACCGGCCAGTCCTATTTCCGTGCTGCCGCTGCGCACGGATTCCACCACTTCCTCCGGCGTGAACGCGGCCCCAACGTTCAGCCGGACCGACGGGTAGGTCTGGGTGAAGGCGGCAATCATTGAGGTAAGTGGTTCAATTCCCGGTGAGGGCATGGTGATGATGTCCAGCTGCCCGCTTCGGATGCCGCGAAGAGCCTGCACCGCGGACTGTGCCGCGGCCAGGTCCCGCATTACCAGACGCGCTGGACCCACCAACTCCCTGCCGGCGTCGCTGAGGACAGCCCGGCGGCCGATCCTGTGGAACAGGGGCACGCCCAGCTCCTTCTCCAGTCCGGCGATGGTCTGCGACAGGGACGGCTGGGCGATCAGCAGGTGCTCTGCCGCGCGGTTGAATCCACCGTGGTCTACCACCGCCAGGAAGTACTTCAGTTTCCGGGTGTCCAAAGCGGCTCCTCTCCGGCAGACCGATGCTGGGGTGCGCCTGAAGCCTACCCACGCCTGCCCCATTCTGCGAATCCCCCTTTCCCCCTTGTTTCGCCAACTTTGCCCACTATGGCGGCCAGCGGTCGTATTCTTAGAGCAAGGTTTTGCAGTGGGCCCGGTGCGCTGATAGCAGGGCTGGAGCATGGCCGCTGAACCCACGGGGCAGGTTGGCTGGGGACCGCTTCCAGTTACCCCGGAGCCGGTTTTCGACAGCAAGGACGTCGAAGACTACCTCCGGGACGTCACCCGCGACTTCATGGCGGGTATCAAAGGTGAGCGCCGCAGCATCAGCTGGGCGGCCACCCTCTTCCGCCTGGGCACGGCGCGGACCATCGCAGCCAGTACGGAGCAGGCACGCGAAGCGGACCGGGAGCAATGCTCGTTCGCTGACGGACCGGTCATGGAAGCCATGCGCACCGCAGAATTCGTCCTGGTGTCGGACCTGAGCCGGGACCGCCGCTGGCCGGGGTATTCCAGCGCTGCCGCGGCCCATGGGGTGCAGTCCCTGCTCTCCGTCCCCATCCTCACCGAAGGCGGGACCAGTGCCGCCATCAATCTTTACGCGCCTTTCCCGCACGCCTTCACCAGCGATGACCTGGTGCGCAGCCAAAGCTATGCCCGTGAGGTGGCGCGGGCCATGCATGTTGTGGTCCGGGTGGCCGAACGCGCGGAAACGACGGCGGGTCTCGCCGTCGTCCAAAGCTCCCTGGTCCTGGTGGACCTCGCCGTGCGCAGCCTGATGAACGAATACGGACTCACCCGGGAGGGTGCGCTGCGGTTCCTGCAGACGCAGGCGCTGCACCACGAGCTGGATCTCCGGGACGTGGCATTGAACGTTGTGGCCCCCGCAGGGATGGACCTCGGGGTTGGGCAGCCGTCGGGGCTGCGGCAGGAAACGTACGACGGCGTGGCGGAGCTCCCGCGGCCGTCGCCGGCGGGGCGGGACTTTCCAACCGGAAGGTCGGCCCGCAAGGACGCTGCGGCGGGGACGGAACCCCCGCCTGCTGCGGAAGGGAGGACAGCATGACCATCGGGAAACAGGAACTGCGCTCCATCACGGAAGGACCGGGCAGGCACCCCTGGCACCGGTTCGTCGCCCTGGGGGACTCTTACACCGAAGGGATCGGCGATCCCGAGCCGCACAGCCTGGGCGGCCTCCGGGGCTGGGCTGACCGCGTGGCGGAGGAACTGGCGGACAGCCAGCCGGACTTCGCCTATGCCAACCTGGCCATCCGCGGCATGCTGCTGCGGCAAATCCTCGACGGGCAGCTGGCACCGGCCCTGGCGTTGAAGCCCGACCTGATTGCCATGTCCGGCGGTGGCAACGACATCGTGTTCCGCCACGGCGACCCGGACAAGCTGGCGGAAAAGATCGACGAGGCCGTGGGTATCCTGGCTGACACGGGCGCCACCATCCTGCTGTATGCAGGTCCCGATTGGGGGAACACGCCGGTCTTCGGCAAGATCCGCGGCCGCGTGGCGGTCTACAACGAACACCTCCACAGGATCGGGGCCCGGCACCACGCCATCATGGTTGACCTTTGGTGCCTGCCGGAGCTGCAGCATGCTCTGATGTGGGACCCGGACCGGCTGCACCTGTCCCCGCTGGGCCACCATTCCGTAGCGGTGGCCACCCTCAACGCCCTGGGCGTACCGCATACGCTCAGGCCGCTGCAGCCGCGGCCGCTTCCCGCGCACGGCTGGACGCAGGCCCGGGCCGAAGACCTGGTCTGGGCCAAGCAGTACTTTGTGCCGTGGGTGCTGAAGCGGATGCGGCCCCACCAGGTCAGCGGGTTGGCGGCCAAGCGGCCGCAGCCGGTCCCGGTGTTCGGCCTTGGCCGTCCCGGTCCCTTCCCGCCCGGACATCCCGCGGCCAGGACCTCCGGACCGGGTTATGACGGACAGCCTGGAGTGGACCCCGGGGTGGAAACCGGCAGGGTGGCTTAGCGCTTCCTGGGGGAGCGCTTGGCCGCGGCCTTCATCGCGGCCTTCGCTGCCGGAGGCAGTACGCCCTGCTCGGTTTCGGGTTCGGCCACCGTTCCGCGCGCCTTCGCGACGGCCTTCATGCCGTGGTAGATCACCAGGGCGGCAGCAGAACCCAGGGCGATGCCGGTGAACTTCAGGTCGCCAATGGTCCAGGTGTAGTCCGCGATGCCGATGATCAGGGCCACTGCGGCAGTGGTCAGGTTGACCGGGTTGGAGAAGTTCACCTTGTTCTGGACCCAGATCTTCACGCCCAGGATGCCGATCATGCCGTACAGCATCGTGGCGGCGCCGCCCAGCACGCCTGCCGGGACGGTGGCGATCAGTTCGCCGAACTTCGGCGAGAAGCTGAGCAGGATGGCGAACATGCCCGCCACCCAGTAGGCCGCCGTCGAATACACCTTGGTGGCCGCCATGACGCCGATGTTCTCCGCGTACGTGGTGGTGCCCGATCCGCCGCCCAGGCCGGCCAGCACGGTGGCAGCACCGTCTGCCATCAGCGCGCGTCCGGAGACGCCGTCGAGGTTCTGTCCTGTCATGGCGGCAACGGACTTCACGTGGCCGATGTTCTCTGCCACCAGCACCAGGACCACCGGGACGAACAGGCCCAGGACGCCGATGTGGAACTCGGGGGTCTGGAAATGCGGCAGCCCAACCCAGGCTGCGGCGTCCATCTTGTCGTACTTCACCTCGCCGCGGAGCATGGCCACCAGGTAGCCCACCACAACGCCAACCAGGATGCTGAGCCGGCCCAGGATTCCGCGGAACAGGACGCTGACCAGGATGATGGTGACCAGTGTGATGAGGGCCGTAATCGGGGCGGCGTCGAA
Protein-coding regions in this window:
- a CDS encoding solute carrier family 23 protein; protein product: MSMLGIKWKLHGTGKTIKPGQVVAPDERLAWPLTIGVGMQHVVAMFGATFLVPIITGMPPATTLFFSGIGTLLFLVVTKGRVPSYLGSSFAFIAPITASQAQFGIPGALGGVVLAGATLALVGAVVQKFGAGWINRLMPPIVTGAIVALIGLNLAPAAKQNFDAAPITALITLVTIILVSVLFRGILGRLSILVGVVVGYLVAMLRGEVKYDKMDAAAWVGLPHFQTPEFHIGVLGLFVPVVLVLVAENIGHVKSVAAMTGQNLDGVSGRALMADGAATVLAGLGGGSGTTTYAENIGVMAATKVYSTAAYWVAGMFAILLSFSPKFGELIATVPAGVLGGAATMLYGMIGILGVKIWVQNKVNFSNPVNLTTAAVALIIGIADYTWTIGDLKFTGIALGSAAALVIYHGMKAVAKARGTVAEPETEQGVLPPAAKAAMKAAAKRSPRKR
- a CDS encoding tartrate dehydrogenase; the encoded protein is MGANQTFNIASIPADGVGKEVVAAGRRVLDALAENSNGRFAFDWTEFPWGSEYYARTGQMMDPKGLEALKDFDAIYFGAVGWENVPDHISLWGLRLNITQNFDQWANIRPVKFLPGVQSPLRKADNTELDWVVVRENSEGEYAGLGGRNLSGRGPGNEVALQTALFTEKGCERIVRFAFDLARTRTVKKVSSVTKSNAQQYGMVLWDEVFNRVALDYPDVQTESVLVDAMSAKFILKPEDLSVVVASNLNADILSDLGSALAGSLGLAASANLNPERRFPSMFEPVHGSAPDIAGQGISNPIGAIASAALMLDHFGLHGEARRVEAAIEAATGAGHLTRDVGGTANTEDVTEAIIKALTLTPAAV
- a CDS encoding LysR family transcriptional regulator → MDTRKLKYFLAVVDHGGFNRAAEHLLIAQPSLSQTIAGLEKELGVPLFHRIGRRAVLSDAGRELVGPARLVMRDLAAAQSAVQALRGIRSGQLDIITMPSPGIEPLTSMIAAFTQTYPSVRLNVGAAFTPEEVVESVRSGSTEIGLAGSPTAIRVPGVEVLALERQPLILIVNPQADTFGSGDSIVREDLGGQRIIASQRGSLMRWLVDDALAQGIEAEIVVEVAHRTSILPLVLAGVGHAVMPSSWAPTAHKAGLRTLLIEPVSHLEVAILSRKDDLTPAASAFLEVARQHAE
- the dctA gene encoding C4-dicarboxylate transporter DctA, whose protein sequence is MDHNSTAAAATAAPKTRWYRQLYFWVLTAIVIGILVGWLAPATGIAMEPIGITFVNAMKMLIGPIVFLTIVGGIASVADLKKVGMTGLKALTYFQVGTICALAFGLVAINIFRLGEGVNADPGAIKTSDSAAKLIDAGAHQEWWQFITNIIPTSVVQPFVVGDILQIIFIAVVFGIALNAMGKVGAPVLDGVQRLTAVMFKILSFIMKAAPLGAFGAMAFAVGKYGVSSLTSMGGLIALFYATSILFVVVVLGSVMAFLKLNIFSMIRHLKEEYLLILGTSTAEPALPGLMRKLEHAGVKKETVGLVVPTGYSFNLDGAAIYLSLAALYIAQATNTSLTIGQQLGLLAVMLLTSKGAAGVAGGGFIALTATLATIGTIPAAGIMLIFGIDKFMSECRALVNFTGNAVATLFIAWWDRTLDADRVRRVFAGETVEPVPAQTQAQAQAQELHAGAGPNDDDLHQVPAPGKDSAGVGHPLPADRRPAYSETV
- a CDS encoding SGNH/GDSL hydrolase family protein; its protein translation is MTIGKQELRSITEGPGRHPWHRFVALGDSYTEGIGDPEPHSLGGLRGWADRVAEELADSQPDFAYANLAIRGMLLRQILDGQLAPALALKPDLIAMSGGGNDIVFRHGDPDKLAEKIDEAVGILADTGATILLYAGPDWGNTPVFGKIRGRVAVYNEHLHRIGARHHAIMVDLWCLPELQHALMWDPDRLHLSPLGHHSVAVATLNALGVPHTLRPLQPRPLPAHGWTQARAEDLVWAKQYFVPWVLKRMRPHQVSGLAAKRPQPVPVFGLGRPGPFPPGHPAARTSGPGYDGQPGVDPGVETGRVA
- a CDS encoding GAF domain-containing protein, whose amino-acid sequence is MAAEPTGQVGWGPLPVTPEPVFDSKDVEDYLRDVTRDFMAGIKGERRSISWAATLFRLGTARTIAASTEQAREADREQCSFADGPVMEAMRTAEFVLVSDLSRDRRWPGYSSAAAAHGVQSLLSVPILTEGGTSAAINLYAPFPHAFTSDDLVRSQSYAREVARAMHVVVRVAERAETTAGLAVVQSSLVLVDLAVRSLMNEYGLTREGALRFLQTQALHHELDLRDVALNVVAPAGMDLGVGQPSGLRQETYDGVAELPRPSPAGRDFPTGRSARKDAAAGTEPPPAAEGRTA
- the treS gene encoding maltose alpha-D-glucosyltransferase — its product is MPEPGTSGNTSEADAAAPIGEVEAGAAEPSTELDVNFDEQFFAARPKALRPIARRRQFVGSRPSFEFDGRNAAYVDWLRNQAMLGDANTLARQLSGQASMWQNSYAHPNPRAAVERASVWFTAYPLSFITPSGQSFLSALGDPAMWKAFREIGIRGIHTGPVKLAGGISGWSHTPSVDGHFDRISMAIDPVFGTEDEFRRMCEVAAEHDGTVIDDIVPGHTGKGADFRLAEMNFRDYPGIYHMIDIPEEDWNLLPDVPEGADSVNLSPDSEQALQKAGYIIGRLQRVIFYEPGVKETNWSATRPIVDTTGKTRRWVYLHYFKAGQPSINWLDPTFAGMRLVVGDALHSLVDLGTGALRLDANGFLGVEKSAEEQPGWSEGHPLSEAANQLIGSMIRKVGGFSFQELNLTIDDIKATSDAGPDLSYDFITRPAYHYSLVTADTEFLRLTLRLSLEIGVDQASLVHALQNHDELTYELLHFAAGHRDEMFELNGEELTGAQLAEQVQQTLRERLTGENGPYNAVFTTNGIACTSVSFIMAALGIKDPSTTTPEQEAQIRDVHLLLAMYNALQPGVFALSGWDLTGILALDRSSVRELTSQGDTRWINRGAHDLMGTSPDATTSSAGMPRARSLYGPLPEQLKDPDSFARRLQRILAVREENGIATGTLLDVPDVSNRSALVLVNRLKDGSLQVTALNFSGQDIAGSIQSNELPSGANVKDLFSGETVGQVDDLHSFFLELPAYGGTALILAEAPEPEAEA
- a CDS encoding glycerate kinase, translating into MSTSTPSLRALIAPDKFKGSLTAHEVAHALAAGLRSVAGAHRTIQCDLLPLADGGDGSVDAAVSAGFARHTCQVTGPTGQQVQASIAFDGVTAVVEVANTCGISLLPHGTLDPLNSSSRGFGEAIRFALSLAPARIVLALGGSASTDGGTGMLSALGYTFTDTDGHRLEGTGRSLFRIRSVQGSPLPGLVAAELIVASDVSNPLCGPAGAAAVFGPQKGAVPADVASLDAGLVHFVARMEGAGFASARELAGHEGAGSAGGLGFACLLLGARQVSGADFFLDLLDFDGRRDNCDLVITGEGSIDLQTLAGKLPAAVARRSGTRPIIAVAGRSLLPRERWADLSLARVYALADYTSRDSAKDPGLSTALLQQIGRDIGQSIH